A stretch of the Actinomyces qiguomingii genome encodes the following:
- a CDS encoding ABC transporter substrate-binding protein yields the protein MKRSWITRRRAAAKVAAPAAAAFLALTGGLAACSADHPDPTGSAAQPCADLAGVEFPEGTTVTIATAFTGTEAERFEASLEQFEECTGIDVVHSGSDELEVLLRRSMEQPGSEEGVADLPDLAVVPQPGLVGDLARSGMLVALPDSVGANIELGWDRNWLEAGSVNGVLYAAPLMASVKSFIWYSPAAFAQADYQVPTTWDELVALTERIAADNAGDPVDEDAAAEGAAEEGAATDKTPGATPWCLGVADGDSSGWPVSDWLEETLLATRGVGAYDAWANHAVALDDVSAVGALDTVGELLLTDGHVPGGGEGAGAVTVEEAAEQLLGGSCYMLHASSGYENLLPEGATVVSADGGMGAATGTASGTRASGSAVPQSGAEPSATASQASSQGAVSAFLVPGAADDDAGSPVIVGGDFLVDLAAVSPKTTAGNDEQGGPDPEAVEAVMTYLTSPEWAQRRVDLGGVATANRSVDASKLRSDVARRATVLLQSRQSVIRFDASDSMPSTVGTEALWSALSRWTNGELDSKEALGVAEAAWPE from the coding sequence ATGAAACGGTCGTGGATCACCCGACGGCGTGCCGCCGCCAAGGTCGCGGCCCCGGCTGCGGCGGCGTTCCTGGCGCTGACGGGAGGTCTGGCCGCCTGCTCGGCCGACCACCCCGATCCCACCGGCTCGGCCGCACAGCCCTGCGCTGATCTGGCCGGCGTCGAGTTCCCCGAGGGTACGACCGTCACCATCGCCACCGCGTTCACCGGGACGGAGGCGGAACGCTTCGAGGCCTCCCTGGAACAGTTCGAGGAGTGCACCGGCATCGACGTCGTCCACTCCGGCTCGGACGAGTTGGAGGTGTTGCTGCGGCGGTCCATGGAACAGCCCGGGTCCGAGGAAGGGGTTGCGGACCTTCCGGACCTGGCGGTGGTCCCTCAGCCGGGTCTGGTGGGCGACCTGGCGCGTTCCGGCATGTTGGTGGCGCTGCCGGACTCTGTCGGCGCCAATATTGAGCTTGGCTGGGACCGCAACTGGCTGGAGGCCGGCTCGGTGAACGGCGTCCTGTACGCCGCCCCGCTGATGGCCTCGGTGAAGTCCTTCATCTGGTACTCCCCGGCCGCCTTCGCGCAGGCCGACTACCAGGTTCCCACCACCTGGGATGAGCTGGTGGCGTTGACTGAGCGCATTGCCGCGGACAATGCCGGTGACCCTGTGGATGAGGACGCCGCGGCGGAAGGCGCCGCGGAGGAAGGCGCCGCGACCGACAAGACGCCGGGTGCCACCCCCTGGTGCCTGGGTGTGGCCGATGGCGATTCCAGCGGTTGGCCCGTAAGCGACTGGCTGGAGGAAACTCTGCTGGCCACGCGCGGCGTCGGCGCATACGACGCCTGGGCGAATCACGCCGTCGCCCTCGACGACGTCTCGGCCGTGGGCGCCTTGGACACGGTCGGTGAGCTGCTGCTGACCGATGGGCATGTGCCCGGCGGGGGCGAGGGCGCCGGAGCCGTGACCGTGGAGGAGGCTGCCGAGCAGTTGCTGGGTGGGTCGTGCTATATGCTGCACGCCTCCTCCGGCTATGAGAACCTATTGCCCGAGGGTGCGACGGTGGTCAGCGCCGACGGCGGAATGGGTGCCGCCACTGGCACCGCCTCCGGTACACGGGCTAGTGGTTCGGCCGTTCCTCAAAGTGGTGCCGAGCCGTCAGCCACCGCCTCCCAGGCGTCGTCGCAGGGTGCTGTCTCCGCTTTCCTCGTGCCGGGGGCGGCCGATGACGATGCGGGTTCGCCGGTGATAGTTGGCGGGGACTTCCTGGTGGATCTGGCTGCCGTATCACCCAAGACGACTGCGGGCAACGACGAGCAGGGTGGTCCTGATCCCGAGGCCGTCGAGGCGGTTATGACCTATTTGACCAGCCCCGAGTGGGCGCAGAGGCGAGTTGACCTTGGAGGTGTGGCCACCGCCAACCGGAGTGTGGATGCCTCGAAGTTGCGTTCGGATGTGGCTCGGCGCGCCACTGTGCTGCTGCAATCGCGTCAATCCGTGATTCGTTTCGACGCCTCGGATTCGATGCCGTCAACCGTGGGCACGGAGGCGTTGTGGAGCGCCTTGAGCCGATGGACTAATGGTGAACTGGACTCCAAGGAGGCGTTGGGCGTGGCGGAGGCCGCCTGGCCCGAGTGA
- a CDS encoding nitroreductase family protein yields the protein MENELFELTRRRRSIRRYRGGPVDDEVIREIMRVAMTAPSSFGHDAVEFVVVRDPDMIRRVGACKTLGGSQVEGAAAVIVTLVHTADSRQAEFWIEDGAIASVYVLLAAEQYGLGACWVQIRNRTGRHDTSDKEIRDLLGVPSGFTVLNLVAVGEKGEHKPPYTDADLTWEDVHYEKF from the coding sequence ATGGAAAACGAGCTGTTCGAACTTACCCGCAGGCGTAGGTCCATACGCCGCTACCGAGGCGGGCCTGTAGACGACGAGGTGATTCGGGAGATCATGCGTGTGGCAATGACGGCCCCGAGTTCCTTCGGACACGATGCGGTGGAGTTCGTCGTGGTGAGGGATCCGGACATGATTCGGCGGGTCGGCGCCTGCAAAACCCTCGGCGGGTCTCAGGTGGAGGGGGCGGCCGCGGTGATCGTAACTCTGGTTCACACCGCAGACAGCCGTCAGGCCGAGTTCTGGATCGAAGACGGAGCTATTGCCTCGGTGTATGTGCTGCTTGCCGCCGAGCAGTACGGCCTGGGCGCGTGCTGGGTGCAGATCCGGAACCGTACGGGCCGTCATGACACCTCCGACAAGGAGATCCGCGACCTATTGGGCGTGCCCTCGGGATTCACGGTACTAAACCTCGTGGCTGTTGGCGAGAAGGGCGAGCACAAGCCGCCTTACACGGACGCCGACCTGACGTGGGAGGACGTGCATTACGAGAAGTTCTAA
- a CDS encoding MerR family transcriptional regulator: MGDGKTYTVKEVSARTGMPETTLRYYGRRGLLDFVARNAAGVRTFTESDFEALFIIHTLKETGMSLASIKHFMDLYFEGDSTITERLRMYEDQRRKTRMKIAALKGALEILEYKCWYMQEAERRGDAWWFRQLSERDVPQRVRDFYAKVGGYAHESAQG, translated from the coding sequence ATGGGAGATGGTAAGACCTATACGGTGAAGGAAGTGTCCGCGCGGACGGGCATGCCAGAGACGACTCTGCGGTACTACGGCAGGCGTGGACTGCTTGACTTCGTGGCACGGAATGCGGCGGGCGTGCGCACGTTCACGGAGAGTGATTTTGAGGCTCTTTTTATTATCCACACGCTAAAAGAGACGGGCATGTCTCTCGCTAGCATTAAACACTTTATGGATCTGTATTTTGAGGGCGATTCGACAATAACGGAACGTCTTCGAATGTATGAGGATCAGCGTCGAAAGACGCGCATGAAGATAGCTGCGCTGAAGGGTGCGCTCGAGATCCTGGAGTATAAGTGCTGGTACATGCAGGAGGCCGAGAGGCGTGGTGATGCATGGTGGTTCAGGCAACTTTCGGAGCGAGACGTGCCTCAACGGGTTCGTGATTTCTATGCAAAGGTGGGTGGCTACGCGCACGAATCGGCGCAGGGATGA
- a CDS encoding integrase core domain-containing protein, whose product MLAITDPAVLRAELDSVRTEYNSQRLHSGIGYVTPLDEHTGRGPAIRKARQEGLKRAAQQRLAYNRKQRDNQTNQEDHDDV is encoded by the coding sequence CTGCTGGCAATCACCGATCCCGCTGTCCTGAGGGCCGAACTCGACTCTGTGCGCACCGAGTACAACAGCCAGCGCTTGCACTCCGGAATCGGCTACGTCACACCCCTGGACGAGCACACCGGGCGCGGGCCGGCCATCCGCAAGGCCCGCCAGGAAGGCCTGAAACGGGCCGCTCAGCAGCGCCTTGCCTACAACCGCAAACAACGAGACAATCAAACCAACCAAGAAGACCACGATGATGTCTGA
- a CDS encoding DDE-type integrase/transposase/recombinase, translated as MPGAPVPARVDAPVKQGLLELVDYATGQGWTVAKACEVLGLAERRYRRWKRRQNGVGLADARPGAAVNALMPCEIEAIVDAFETFGEKDFSHRRLAHRGSYNGLFWASASTVRRVLNDHELRFRHPARPARSKRRPFPDWATYKPNSIWIYDSTHFTACGMTVLIIEDLVSRKWITHVVSSEETHHQVRLAFEQALDAEGLLEAALERAQALKRQLTLDGDDELTPILLAVSDNGSQMIAANTRRFMAMVAIAQHFGRPATRGRPGPGSSPSTEHSRPSGLTCWQSPIPLS; from the coding sequence ATGCCCGGTGCCCCGGTCCCCGCCCGGGTGGATGCGCCCGTCAAACAGGGGCTTTTGGAGCTGGTGGACTACGCCACCGGTCAGGGCTGGACCGTGGCTAAGGCCTGTGAGGTCCTGGGACTGGCCGAGCGACGCTACCGGCGCTGGAAACGGCGCCAGAACGGGGTAGGACTGGCCGACGCCCGGCCTGGCGCCGCTGTCAATGCCCTGATGCCGTGCGAGATCGAGGCGATTGTGGACGCCTTCGAGACTTTCGGTGAGAAGGACTTCTCTCACCGTCGCCTGGCTCACCGAGGCTCCTACAACGGGTTGTTCTGGGCGTCGGCCTCCACCGTCCGCAGGGTCCTGAATGACCACGAGCTTCGGTTCAGGCATCCCGCCCGGCCAGCGCGCTCCAAGCGTCGTCCGTTCCCCGACTGGGCGACGTACAAGCCCAACTCGATCTGGATCTACGACTCCACTCACTTCACCGCCTGCGGCATGACTGTGCTGATCATCGAGGATCTGGTCTCACGCAAGTGGATCACCCATGTGGTCTCCAGCGAGGAGACCCACCACCAGGTCCGCCTCGCCTTCGAGCAGGCCCTGGACGCCGAAGGCCTGCTCGAGGCCGCCCTGGAACGAGCCCAGGCCCTGAAGCGCCAGCTGACGCTTGACGGAGACGATGAACTGACCCCGATCCTGTTGGCGGTGTCCGACAACGGCTCCCAGATGATTGCTGCCAACACCCGCAGGTTCATGGCCATGGTCGCCATCGCCCAGCACTTCGGACGGCCGGCGACACGCGGCCGACCAGGCCCGGGGTCGAGTCCCTCAACGGAACACTCAAGGCCGAGTGGCCTCACCTGCTGGCAATCACCGATCCCGCTGTCCTGA
- a CDS encoding alpha-mannosidase: MHSNPLLTEQRTARLLRDHVRPAIHRDRRPLKLSTWQAPGEPVPFTQAVAETYSPIAVGAPWGPPWGTTWFHATGRVPAAWRQAEGTQVELSIDLGFTPTQPGFQAEGLLLQPDGTAIKALSPRNHTVPWDSGPDAIDVYVEAASNPDVAGDFDFSPTPYGYKETAGSNPLYRLGAVDVCLRDDVVWELTQDLTVLLELAAALPDDSTRRARIDTALERAADLIDPADVAGTAAAARAELAGVLASPAYASAHHVLAVGHAHIDSAWLWPVRETVRKCVRTFSNALALMDQDPDFVFACSSAQQYLWVKQAQPELYERIRQRVAEGRFVPVGGMWLESDTNMPGSEALARQFIEGKRFFLEEFGVETRDVWLPDSFGYTGSLPQIARAAGSTWFLSQKLSWNDTDHMPHHTFYWEGIDGSRVLTHFPPVDAYNARLTVAELRHAEANFAEKGISTSSIVPFGYGDGGGGPTREMLAAAHRFRSLEGVPTVELGSPNTFFERTQAESLAAGGGGGTRLPVWNGEMYLEFHRGTYTSQLRTKQGNRRSEHLLREAELWAATAAVYEGAPYPYEDLQESWRTVLRNQFHDILPGTSIGWVYQRTEAEYAEVTRTLEAVIGDAVAALVGSGDTPLLLNAGPAPRDGVPALGAAEPVPAVGEVSVERSGTEWVIGNGLLRLVVDAAGTLTSVVDLEADRELLPSGTRAGLLQLHRDTPRQWDAWDIDVEYRHTGTDVLDVRGLEVMQDAEGACVRLTRALGRASTLVERIRLRPGAKQVVFDFDVDWHERQQLLKLAFPLDLVADASTAQMQFGHVSRPTHQNTSWDAARYEVCAHRWIHVGEPGYGVAVLNDSTYGHDVTRDVDASGHPTTTVRLSLLRAPLFPDPEADQGRHRLRVALRPGATIDDAVREGYAFNLPERMVTGARELAPLVSVEGAGVVVEAVKLAEDRSGDVVVRLYESLGARTRGTLTTGFAAASVEATDLLERASEDARLRTVPAEGIGGEQTGALTAVFELRPFQILTLRIAQA, translated from the coding sequence ATGCATTCCAATCCCCTCCTGACTGAGCAGCGCACCGCGCGCCTGCTGCGCGACCATGTGCGCCCGGCGATCCATCGGGACCGCAGGCCCCTGAAGCTGTCGACCTGGCAGGCACCGGGTGAACCGGTCCCCTTCACCCAGGCCGTCGCCGAGACCTACTCCCCCATCGCCGTCGGCGCCCCCTGGGGACCGCCGTGGGGCACCACCTGGTTCCACGCAACCGGACGGGTGCCCGCGGCATGGCGCCAGGCGGAGGGCACCCAGGTAGAGCTGAGCATCGACCTGGGCTTCACCCCCACCCAGCCCGGCTTCCAGGCGGAGGGCCTGCTGCTGCAGCCCGACGGCACGGCGATCAAGGCACTCTCCCCCCGCAACCACACGGTCCCCTGGGACAGCGGGCCGGATGCGATCGACGTCTACGTCGAGGCCGCCTCCAATCCCGACGTCGCCGGCGACTTCGACTTCTCCCCCACGCCTTACGGCTACAAGGAGACCGCGGGCAGCAACCCCCTCTACCGGCTGGGCGCCGTGGATGTGTGCCTGCGCGACGACGTCGTGTGGGAACTGACCCAGGACCTGACCGTCCTGCTGGAGCTGGCCGCTGCCCTCCCGGATGACTCCACCCGCCGCGCCCGCATCGATACGGCGCTGGAGCGCGCCGCCGACCTGATCGACCCCGCCGACGTGGCCGGCACCGCGGCTGCCGCCCGCGCCGAACTGGCCGGAGTGCTTGCCAGCCCGGCCTATGCGAGCGCGCACCATGTGCTCGCCGTCGGGCACGCGCATATCGACTCCGCCTGGCTGTGGCCGGTGCGCGAGACGGTGCGCAAATGCGTGCGCACCTTCTCCAATGCGTTGGCGCTTATGGACCAGGACCCGGACTTCGTATTCGCCTGTTCCTCCGCCCAACAGTACCTGTGGGTCAAGCAGGCCCAACCGGAGCTGTATGAGCGCATCCGGCAGCGGGTGGCCGAGGGACGCTTCGTGCCCGTGGGCGGCATGTGGTTGGAGTCGGACACGAATATGCCCGGGTCGGAGGCGCTCGCCCGCCAGTTCATTGAAGGGAAACGTTTCTTCCTGGAGGAGTTCGGGGTGGAAACGCGTGACGTGTGGCTGCCGGACTCCTTCGGCTACACCGGCTCACTGCCTCAGATCGCCCGGGCCGCAGGGTCAACCTGGTTCCTGTCCCAGAAGCTGTCCTGGAACGACACCGATCACATGCCGCATCACACCTTCTACTGGGAGGGCATCGACGGCTCCCGCGTGCTGACGCACTTCCCCCCGGTGGACGCCTATAACGCCCGGCTGACCGTGGCCGAACTGCGCCACGCCGAGGCGAACTTCGCGGAGAAAGGCATTAGCACCAGCTCGATCGTGCCTTTCGGCTACGGCGACGGCGGTGGGGGCCCCACCCGGGAGATGCTGGCAGCCGCGCACCGCTTCCGCAGCCTGGAAGGGGTGCCTACGGTGGAGCTGGGCAGTCCGAACACCTTCTTCGAACGCACCCAGGCCGAGTCCCTGGCCGCCGGGGGTGGAGGCGGCACTCGGCTACCGGTGTGGAACGGGGAGATGTACCTGGAGTTCCACCGCGGCACCTACACCTCCCAGCTGCGCACCAAGCAAGGCAACCGCCGCAGCGAACACCTGCTACGAGAGGCCGAGCTGTGGGCGGCGACGGCGGCGGTCTACGAGGGCGCGCCCTACCCCTACGAGGACCTGCAGGAGTCGTGGCGCACGGTGCTGCGCAACCAGTTCCACGACATTCTCCCGGGCACCTCCATCGGCTGGGTGTACCAGCGCACGGAGGCCGAGTACGCCGAGGTCACGCGCACGCTAGAGGCGGTGATCGGCGACGCCGTCGCCGCGCTTGTGGGAAGCGGGGATACACCGCTGCTGCTCAACGCCGGCCCGGCGCCGCGCGACGGCGTGCCCGCACTGGGCGCCGCTGAACCGGTGCCCGCCGTAGGCGAGGTGTCGGTGGAGCGGTCCGGGACCGAATGGGTCATCGGCAACGGGCTGCTCCGCCTGGTGGTCGATGCCGCCGGGACCCTGACCTCGGTGGTCGACCTGGAGGCCGACCGGGAGCTGCTTCCGTCCGGCACCCGGGCGGGCCTGTTGCAGCTGCACCGCGACACTCCGCGACAGTGGGACGCCTGGGACATCGACGTCGAGTACCGGCACACGGGCACGGACGTGCTTGACGTACGGGGCCTGGAGGTAATGCAGGACGCGGAGGGCGCCTGCGTGCGCCTCACCCGCGCCCTCGGGCGGGCCTCCACGCTGGTGGAGCGCATCCGCCTGCGCCCGGGAGCCAAGCAGGTGGTCTTCGACTTCGACGTTGACTGGCACGAGCGGCAGCAGCTGCTCAAGCTGGCCTTCCCGTTGGACCTGGTGGCGGACGCCTCCACCGCGCAGATGCAGTTCGGGCACGTGTCCCGCCCGACGCATCAGAACACTTCCTGGGACGCCGCCCGCTACGAGGTCTGCGCCCACCGCTGGATTCATGTGGGCGAGCCGGGTTACGGGGTGGCGGTGTTGAACGACTCCACCTACGGGCATGACGTCACCCGGGACGTGGACGCCTCCGGCCACCCCACGACTACGGTGCGCCTGTCCCTGCTGCGGGCCCCCCTGTTCCCGGACCCGGAGGCCGACCAGGGGCGGCACCGGCTGCGGGTGGCGCTGCGCCCGGGGGCAACGATCGACGACGCCGTGCGGGAGGGATACGCTTTCAACCTGCCCGAACGTATGGTCACCGGCGCCCGGGAGCTCGCCCCGCTTGTGTCCGTGGAGGGCGCCGGCGTGGTGGTGGAGGCGGTCAAACTCGCCGAGGACCGCAGCGGTGACGTCGTCGTCCGCCTGTATGAGTCGCTTGGGGCTCGTACCCGCGGCACACTCACCACCGGCTTCGCCGCCGCCTCGGTGGAGGCCACCGACCTGCTAGAGCGAGCGAGCGAGGATGCCCGTCTGCGCACCGTTCCCGCCGAGGGCATCGGCGGAGAGCAGACGGGCGCGCTGACCGCCGTTTTCGAGCTGCGCCCTTTCCAGATCCTCACCCTGCGGATCGCGCAGGCCTAA
- a CDS encoding carbohydrate ABC transporter permease, producing the protein MPHMPDMPQQTAPLRLSAPRGRGLKLAASAIMALIGVCFLIPLAWIILSAFDPAATVSISVPETWTLSNFTEIANVDETLRPLWNSVLISLGTATLTVVVATLAAYPLSRFQMRFNKAFMYTILFGTCLPITAMMVPVYTLFVSFQLLDSVAGTIAFMAATSLPMAIWMMKNFMDSVPLSLEEASWVDGASAMTALWRIVVPLMKPGIAVVFIFVFTGAWGNFFVPFVLLFAPEHQPAAVAIYNFFGTHGSIAYGKLAAFSIFYSTPVLLLYLIVQRRAGGGFAMVGAVKG; encoded by the coding sequence ATGCCCCACATGCCCGACATGCCGCAGCAGACCGCGCCGCTAAGACTGAGCGCCCCGCGCGGGCGCGGGTTGAAACTCGCCGCCTCGGCGATCATGGCACTGATCGGGGTGTGCTTCCTGATCCCGCTGGCCTGGATCATCCTGTCCGCCTTCGATCCCGCGGCCACCGTGTCCATCTCCGTGCCCGAGACCTGGACGCTGTCCAACTTCACCGAGATCGCCAACGTCGATGAGACCCTGCGGCCCCTGTGGAACTCGGTGCTGATCTCCCTGGGCACGGCGACACTCACCGTGGTGGTGGCCACGCTCGCCGCCTACCCGCTGTCGCGCTTCCAGATGCGCTTCAACAAGGCCTTCATGTACACAATCCTGTTCGGCACCTGCCTGCCGATCACGGCCATGATGGTGCCCGTCTACACCCTGTTCGTCAGCTTCCAGCTACTCGACTCGGTTGCCGGCACCATCGCGTTCATGGCGGCCACATCCCTGCCCATGGCGATTTGGATGATGAAGAACTTCATGGACTCCGTGCCGCTCTCTCTGGAGGAGGCCTCCTGGGTGGACGGCGCCTCCGCCATGACCGCCCTATGGCGGATCGTAGTGCCACTGATGAAACCCGGTATCGCCGTGGTGTTCATCTTCGTGTTCACCGGTGCCTGGGGCAACTTCTTCGTTCCCTTCGTGCTGCTGTTCGCCCCCGAGCACCAGCCCGCCGCGGTGGCCATCTACAACTTCTTCGGCACTCACGGCTCCATCGCCTACGGCAAGCTGGCCGCCTTCTCCATCTTCTACTCCACTCCCGTGCTGCTGCTCTATCTCATTGTGCAGCGCCGCGCGGGCGGGGGCTTCGCCATGGTCGGCGCCGTCAAGGGCTGA
- a CDS encoding carbohydrate ABC transporter permease codes for MSVPTATVTTAVRTSASSSRRHSPGRVLQRTAPLIPAVVLLGMFLLGPILYSLYGSLTDRAMSGYKAAAPQFVGLDNYVALLSDPAFLKSILLTAVFVFASAIVGQNVLGMALAVLMRHCARPLASLVGGIVVVAWALPEIVAAFACYAFFASEGTLNSMLAFIGLTGPKWLLTFPMLSVILANVWRGTAFSMMQYNAALAQVPPEVKESAAIDGASAAQSFFRITLPIIRRSIATNLMLTTLQTLGVFTLIWVMTGGGPGTSSSTLPVLAYQEAFKFSQVGYGTAIATVTLLVGAVFSVVYMKLLKPEVD; via the coding sequence ATGTCCGTCCCAACCGCAACCGTTACGACGGCGGTACGCACGAGCGCGTCGTCGTCCCGCCGGCATAGCCCAGGGCGAGTTCTACAGCGCACCGCCCCACTGATTCCCGCCGTCGTCCTGCTCGGCATGTTCCTGCTCGGCCCGATTCTCTACTCGCTGTACGGCTCACTGACCGACCGGGCGATGAGCGGTTACAAGGCGGCCGCGCCACAGTTCGTGGGCCTGGACAACTACGTCGCACTCCTGTCCGATCCGGCCTTCCTGAAATCGATCCTCCTGACGGCGGTGTTCGTCTTCGCCTCGGCGATAGTCGGCCAGAACGTCCTGGGCATGGCCTTGGCCGTCCTCATGCGCCACTGCGCCCGCCCGCTGGCCTCCCTGGTGGGCGGAATCGTGGTGGTGGCCTGGGCGCTGCCGGAGATCGTGGCGGCCTTCGCCTGCTACGCCTTTTTCGCCTCCGAAGGCACTCTCAACTCGATGCTCGCCTTCATCGGCCTGACCGGCCCCAAGTGGCTGCTCACCTTCCCCATGCTTTCGGTAATACTCGCCAATGTCTGGCGCGGCACCGCCTTCTCGATGATGCAGTACAACGCGGCGCTCGCGCAGGTGCCGCCGGAGGTGAAAGAGTCCGCCGCCATCGACGGCGCCTCCGCCGCGCAGAGCTTCTTCCGGATCACGCTGCCGATCATTCGACGTTCCATCGCCACCAATCTCATGCTCACCACCCTGCAGACGCTCGGGGTGTTCACCCTCATCTGGGTGATGACCGGCGGTGGCCCGGGCACGAGCTCCTCCACCCTGCCGGTGCTCGCCTACCAGGAGGCCTTCAAATTCTCCCAGGTCGGCTACGGCACGGCGATCGCCACCGTCACCCTGCTGGTGGGGGCGGTCTTCTCCGTCGTCTACATGAAACTGCTCAAGCCGGAGGTGGACTGA
- a CDS encoding extracellular solute-binding protein, giving the protein MPHSPAPLTRPVPSRRSFLIGASLASAAAALAACSGSSSERSSNTLKVAYQKTSAFTQLEDLLTKAKGEFEAANSEVTIELVPIEAEQDQYFTKLALMNGSDSTAPDVIYEDSFQVRSDAAAGYLMPIDEYVEAWEDWDQFVDSAKEAGLGDDGKLYGVSMGTDTRGIYFNKQIFAQAGLPEDWQPTTWDEILDAARTIKNKVPDVIPLNIFVAKAGGEMTSMQGFEMLLSGTDSELLYNADTQKWVTGSQGFVDSLAFMDTVYAEELGPGLDVALDATIGNRVSTELLPEGKLAIAIDGSWMPGGWISGDNPWPEWEETMGLAMMPTQNGQGEGFTSMSGGWTLAVGSKCANPDAAFQFISIALNYENTLKYDTENAQVAVRTDVAESEEYLSYNPSFEFFSGLVQYTHFRPTTPDYSQISGNIQIACESVVTGDATPEQAAATYDSGLIAIVGEDGTEAAS; this is encoded by the coding sequence ATGCCCCACTCACCCGCACCCCTAACCCGCCCGGTCCCGAGCCGCCGCAGCTTCCTGATCGGCGCCTCACTCGCCTCGGCCGCCGCCGCGCTCGCCGCCTGCTCCGGCTCCTCAAGCGAGCGCTCCAGCAACACCCTCAAGGTCGCCTACCAGAAGACCTCCGCCTTCACCCAGCTCGAGGACCTACTGACAAAAGCCAAGGGCGAGTTCGAAGCCGCCAACTCCGAAGTCACCATTGAGCTGGTGCCCATCGAGGCCGAGCAAGACCAGTACTTCACCAAGCTCGCCCTGATGAACGGCTCGGATTCCACCGCCCCCGACGTCATCTACGAGGACTCCTTCCAGGTCCGCTCCGACGCCGCCGCCGGCTACCTCATGCCCATCGATGAGTACGTGGAGGCCTGGGAGGACTGGGACCAGTTCGTGGACTCCGCCAAAGAGGCCGGACTCGGCGACGACGGCAAACTCTACGGCGTCTCCATGGGCACCGACACCCGCGGCATCTACTTCAACAAGCAGATCTTCGCCCAGGCCGGGCTGCCCGAGGACTGGCAGCCGACCACCTGGGATGAGATTCTCGACGCCGCCCGCACCATTAAGAACAAGGTCCCCGACGTCATCCCGCTGAATATTTTCGTCGCCAAGGCCGGCGGGGAGATGACCTCCATGCAGGGCTTCGAGATGCTCCTGTCCGGCACCGACTCCGAGCTGCTGTACAACGCCGATACTCAGAAGTGGGTCACCGGCTCACAGGGCTTCGTTGACTCCCTGGCCTTCATGGACACGGTCTACGCCGAGGAACTCGGCCCCGGCCTTGATGTCGCCCTGGACGCCACCATCGGCAACCGCGTCTCCACCGAGCTGCTTCCTGAAGGAAAGCTCGCCATCGCGATCGACGGCTCCTGGATGCCCGGCGGCTGGATCTCCGGCGACAACCCTTGGCCCGAGTGGGAGGAGACGATGGGGCTGGCCATGATGCCCACGCAGAACGGCCAAGGCGAGGGCTTCACCTCCATGTCCGGCGGCTGGACACTCGCCGTCGGCTCCAAATGCGCCAACCCCGACGCCGCCTTCCAGTTCATCTCGATCGCTCTGAACTACGAGAACACCCTCAAATACGACACCGAGAACGCCCAGGTAGCCGTGCGCACGGACGTGGCCGAGTCCGAGGAATACCTCTCCTACAACCCCAGTTTCGAGTTCTTCTCCGGCCTGGTTCAGTACACCCACTTCCGCCCCACCACCCCCGACTACTCACAGATCTCCGGGAACATCCAAATCGCCTGCGAATCCGTGGTCACCGGTGACGCCACCCCGGAGCAGGCCGCCGCCACCTACGACTCCGGCCTGATCGCAATCGTCGGCGAGGACGGCACCGAGGCGGCCTCCTGA